One segment of Desulfobacterales bacterium DNA contains the following:
- a CDS encoding CDP-alcohol phosphatidyltransferase family protein — protein MTQPLSRLLPENLQNRFLGLLTPLINRFTRWGIHPNAFTLAGFVFSLIAAAALYMQHLRIGGILILTGGLCDCIDGGLARAMGKDSRFGALFDSTIDRYSEFAIFLGILAYCLTNNAGLTTVVAFMALCGSIMVSYSRARAESLGFESQTGLMQRPERIVFLGGGALIHPVAFTAAIWAVAIFANLTALQRLRHTQQQNQAKIMKNQTSRDHEIL, from the coding sequence CCTCTGATCAACAGATTCACCCGCTGGGGGATCCACCCGAACGCCTTTACCCTGGCCGGTTTTGTCTTCTCACTGATAGCGGCTGCGGCTCTGTATATGCAACATTTGCGCATCGGCGGAATTCTTATCTTGACAGGCGGTTTATGCGATTGCATTGATGGCGGTCTGGCGCGGGCAATGGGCAAAGACAGCCGATTCGGTGCGCTGTTTGACTCCACGATTGATCGCTATTCAGAGTTTGCCATTTTTTTGGGTATCCTTGCCTATTGTCTGACAAACAATGCCGGTTTGACAACGGTGGTGGCTTTCATGGCTTTATGTGGCTCCATCATGGTCAGTTACTCCCGGGCCCGGGCGGAGAGTCTCGGGTTTGAATCTCAAACGGGATTGATGCAAAGACCGGAACGGATTGTTTTTCTTGGAGGGGGTGCGTTGATCCATCCGGTGGCTTTTACAGCGGCCATTTGGGCTGTTGCCATTTTTGCAAACCTGACGGCTTTGCAGCGCCTCCGCCACACCCAGCAGCAGAATCAAGCAAAAATAATGAAAAACCAAACCTCGCGAGATCACGAAATCCTTTAG